The Thermodesulfobacteriota bacterium genomic sequence ACAGGATTGGTTCACCTTTATACCCGCTCTCTCAAGAGAGGCTGAAAATTCGGATTGGCAGGGAGAACGGGGATTAATTACAGACATTGTGAAAAGGTATTTTCCGGACACATCCTCGCACGAAGCGTATTTATGTGGATCTCCGGGTATGATCGACGCATGCGTCTCTGTGCTTAAATCGGGGGGAATGCCTGAAAATAAAATTTATTATGATAAATTTGCTTAGGTGTTGATTTTAATATGAAAAAAAGTCCTCAGGAACAGACCCTTTTAAAAAATTTGCGGCCGTCAAAATTTTCCGCAGAAGGTTTTATCGGACATGATTCCCGGCCCATCGATGAAATTATCTCTGCTGATCTGAGAAAACTTGACCAGTTGGGCATTTCCATTCAAATTATGGTTGAAGCGTTAGAATCAGCCTATCAAAAGGCAAAACAGGCTATGGGGGGTGAAATTGAAATTCAACCCGGCGTATTCGCGTCCTTTTTCGAGTCGAGAGGAAAAGTTCCTTCTCCTTTTAAAGGAGAAGGTGTTTTTGAGAAGGGTGAAGCCGTTGTTTGCGAAAAAAAATCTGGCCAACGAATGATTATAACCCAATTGGGAATCGCACTTATCAAAAAACATCATTTTTTTCAAGGAGTAGGAAGCCGCTATCGCATCAATCCGGAGCTAGCGGCCCAATTGCTTGCATTGATTCCACCCAACTCTCAGCTCGAATGATCTATCGAACCACTCAAAAGCGACCCAAATGCGTTTAGCAATGTTCCTGAATTTTGCTAAAGACAAATTGCAGTATCAAAGACTTGTTTTATAAAAAAATTTGTGAAGATTCGTGTTAATCTGTGGCTAAAAAATAAAAAAGGAATAACAAAATGAAAACCTATAGAAAAGAACTGTTATTTGAGATACCCACCAGACGGGCGTTTATCAACATTACTCCACAGGTTGAGGATTGTTTGAAAGAAAGCAATATCACCGAGGGGCTGATACTGGTAAACGCCATGCACATCACTGCGTCTGTTTTTATCAACGATGATGAATCGGGTCTCCATCACGACTACGATGTATGGCTTGAAAAACTGGCTCCCCATGAACCGGTATCATCCTACCGACACAATGTGGGTGAAGACAATGCAGATGCACATATGAAAAGGCAAATAATGGGTCGTGAAGTGGTGGTGGCTGTAACGGAAGGCCAACTCGATTTCGGAACCTGGGAGAGAATATTTTACGGTGAATTTGATGGCAGAAGGCAAAAAAGGGTACTGGTAAAAATAATCGGAGAATGAGAAGCTTCAATGCTTTTCAATGTAAAATAAAAGCAACCGCCGCTTATTGAAATTCATTTTAAAATGATTATAATAAGTTATACACTGTGATCGGAACGTTATAAACCCATGATTTCAATAAAAACAGATCACCACATTTGGTAAAATAGAATGGATTCCGATCTGTGGTGAAATTGTGAAATCCACATACTATTTTCAGTTTTTTACCAACTTATTACCATCTATGAACCAACAGGAGGAAACAAATGGCCTATGATTTTAATGCCGCTGAAATCTTCGAAGTGGCAATTCGAATTGAAGAAAATGGGGCCGCCTTTTACCGTAAAGCTGCCCAGTTGCAAGCAGATGCATCCAACCAAGATTTTTTAGGAAAATTGGCGTCCATGGAAGATGTCCATAAGGTCACATTCGTTGAGATGAAAGACCGTATCACTGAAGCGGAAAAAAGCCAAACCGTATTCGATCCCCATGGCGAGCTGTCACTTTATCTGTCCTCAATGGCAGATTCCCACGGTGGGGAGGGTAGTCCTGCTGCAGCCGATTCCCTTACCGGTAAAGAAACCATGGAGGAAATCATATCCATTGCCATCGGTCTTGAGAAAAATTCAATCCTCTTTTACCTGGGTCTCAGGGACATGGTACCCCCGAAATTGGGCCGGGAAAAAATAGACGATATCATCAGGGAAGAACGGAAACACATCGCACAGCTGACCACCCTTCATAGAAAAATAGTGGCCGAATAGCCGGGCCTAAAAAGTGTCTTCCTAGTTATGCTTGGGCACCAAAGATGTCTATAAAAACAGTGCCTCTGAGTTCTGCTTTGAGTGTAATGCTGGTCCTTAAAACAACGCATCAACTTTTATTGAAAAACAGAAAACACCATTTTGGACCCTAATACGCCGAAACCCGGCACAACTTATTTGAGCAGTCATTTCGCTGGCAGCTACAGACTGTTAATTAAATCCACGGTCAGAAATGTTGGTAACGACTTAACTATAGAATAAGACATCGCACATATTGATTATGCAGGTAATTTGTTTTGCTTTTACTTAAAGGGAGTTGGAAAATTCATTCCCAGATTGTGCGTTATAACGATAATTTTATAAATGACTCAAGTTTCGCACCCCTGATTTCCGCCGTGGTTAAGACGGTAAGGGGTAAAAATAACATTTTTAAAGCGAAATCAATTTGCTGTATTTTGCAAACGGCACCGAACGAATCCTCACATTGGATCAGGCGCATTAAAGATACAACATATTGGTTTGAATAGAGGATTAAGCATCCATGTTATATGTATGGATGGGCGCCGGCGTTAAAATCACGGAAAGTATATTTCGCTTTTAAAATTTATTTTTATCCCTTATCGTCTATGCCGTTGAATAAACGCAAGGATGCAAAACTTGAGTAAATGATATTTAAGGATTCTGTTTGTGCCTGAACTGCCGGAAGTGGAAACTTTAGTTGAGGAATTAAAACCCCATGTGGTGGGAGAAACAATCCGTAACATAAGCATCTTTAGATCCCTTCCGATCCTACCCCTCAAAGCTAAAGAATTCATTCGGGCGGTTGAATTCAGAAAAATTGTAGATGTGACGCGCCGTGCAAAATACTTGATTTTTCATTTAACACCTGAGTTGTGCCTGTTAGCGCATTTGAGAATGACCGGAAAATTTATTCTCACCAATCACTTGCAATCCCCGGGAAAATACCACCGGATTTGGTTATCCTTGGGGAAAAACAAGCTGTTGGTGTTTGAAGACATTCGATGTCTGGGAAAAATGGAATTGGTTAAAAATTTAGCAACCTGCCAAAAATTAAACCGACTGGGGCCAGAACCGCTGTCGAAAAAACTAAATGCTTCCTACTTTAACAAATGCTGTAATGAAACCATTCGCCCCATCAAGGCTGTTTTAATGGATCAAGGCAAAATTGCCGGAATTGGTAATATTTATGCCTCAGAAATTCTTTTCCATGCAGGCATCCATCCTGAACGCCAAGCAAAGTTTCTCACCCACATGGAAAGAAAGCAAATTATCCATGCGATAAAAACAATTCTTAAGAAAGCCATTCAACTACAGGGCACTTCGGTTTCTGACTTTCGACGTGTGGATAATAAAATGGGAAAATTTCAAAATTTCTTAAATGTATATGGTAAAACAGCTCAGCCGTGTCCGAAGTGCGATCACCCCATTCAACGAATCGTCCAATACCAACGCAGCACATTTTTCTGTCCTCAATGCCAACGATGACCCCGACATTGGTTTTTTTCTCCTGATTTTTCATTTTGAAATCAGATGTCTGGTCTTTTTATCTAATTTCTGCCATCAGGCCGTTTTTTTTCTTATTTGCCGAGGCGGATTTAATCGGGCAAGATTCGGCAGAAAAAAATATAACTGTTTCGATTCACACCTTCAACTCCAACCGTCGCTTTAAGAATTTATGCTCCACCGTAGATAAGGGGTGCGAAACTTGAGTTATAATTAAGGGTTGTATTTTTTTAAGATGTTTATTAAATATTTAAGCTATATGGAGGGGTTTAATGCGGGACGATAATGAAA encodes the following:
- a CDS encoding secondary thiamine-phosphate synthase enzyme YjbQ; amino-acid sequence: MKTYRKELLFEIPTRRAFINITPQVEDCLKESNITEGLILVNAMHITASVFINDDESGLHHDYDVWLEKLAPHEPVSSYRHNVGEDNADAHMKRQIMGREVVVAVTEGQLDFGTWERIFYGEFDGRRQKRVLVKIIGE
- a CDS encoding ferritin family protein; translation: MAYDFNAAEIFEVAIRIEENGAAFYRKAAQLQADASNQDFLGKLASMEDVHKVTFVEMKDRITEAEKSQTVFDPHGELSLYLSSMADSHGGEGSPAAADSLTGKETMEEIISIAIGLEKNSILFYLGLRDMVPPKLGREKIDDIIREERKHIAQLTTLHRKIVAE
- the mutM gene encoding bifunctional DNA-formamidopyrimidine glycosylase/DNA-(apurinic or apyrimidinic site) lyase — protein: MPELPEVETLVEELKPHVVGETIRNISIFRSLPILPLKAKEFIRAVEFRKIVDVTRRAKYLIFHLTPELCLLAHLRMTGKFILTNHLQSPGKYHRIWLSLGKNKLLVFEDIRCLGKMELVKNLATCQKLNRLGPEPLSKKLNASYFNKCCNETIRPIKAVLMDQGKIAGIGNIYASEILFHAGIHPERQAKFLTHMERKQIIHAIKTILKKAIQLQGTSVSDFRRVDNKMGKFQNFLNVYGKTAQPCPKCDHPIQRIVQYQRSTFFCPQCQR